The Kozakia baliensis genome has a segment encoding these proteins:
- a CDS encoding NrsF family protein encodes MSTDPLIDRLATDLRPVKRRTPWRDAVILTVLGVVEITFVLMMGMMRPDMPHAMHMPSFWWKTASLATIAAISGVTALISLSPTRSPRRGLHLVGAVTLIVLALGWLIDALQAGPAALWHRLDPVHGLMCARKIVELSLPIALALGVLARRGAPVDSYGTAWAAGIAAAAFGALIFALACPFDDPLYLAVWYLLAGGVVALATRLILPLLTRW; translated from the coding sequence ATGTCGACTGATCCTTTGATCGACAGGCTCGCAACCGATTTGCGTCCGGTCAAACGGCGCACGCCCTGGCGGGATGCGGTAATTTTGACGGTGCTCGGCGTTGTCGAGATCACTTTTGTCTTGATGATGGGCATGATGCGTCCGGATATGCCGCATGCGATGCATATGCCGAGCTTCTGGTGGAAGACGGCCAGCCTTGCAACGATTGCAGCCATAAGCGGCGTCACGGCGCTGATATCGCTCAGTCCGACACGCTCGCCACGCCGAGGACTGCATCTGGTGGGTGCTGTCACGCTCATTGTGCTGGCTCTGGGCTGGTTGATCGATGCCTTGCAAGCCGGTCCGGCCGCTTTGTGGCATCGGTTGGATCCGGTGCATGGTTTGATGTGCGCGCGCAAGATCGTAGAGCTTTCATTGCCCATTGCACTAGCGCTCGGTGTTTTGGCAAGACGTGGCGCACCGGTTGATTCATACGGCACGGCATGGGCTGCGGGTATTGCAGCCGCCGCGTTCGGTGCGCTCATCTTCGCATTGGCCTGCCCGTTTGACGATCCGCTCTATCTGGCGGTTTGGTATCTATTGGCGGGCGGTGTCGTTGCTCTTGCAACGCGCCTTATCTTGCCGCTCCTGACACGGTGGTAG